In Vitis vinifera cultivar Pinot Noir 40024 chromosome 17, ASM3070453v1, one genomic interval encodes:
- the LOC100853633 gene encoding uncharacterized protein LOC100853633, with protein MVRNSLGLNSLMARKGMIDGGEQITRHTAPSIESEENDRRTYIYTDESALLDCEMPELVVFLQESKYQAIKDFCTDGEVPLHAKSLTENCGLDHNIVSCLLNSDADSSELPKERQSTQSSISNSSNSFIQHDCNDYVVEQCGSRDLEKKIEIDFDARDRVSIEGYTGRITPETQCLVGEAGSNCYHFELSNPIGHGCGQKCYQGSSEEAVLANSLLYPAPEEISSRRHAIEASFRSEIKSESIPLDIDSSIATISSREKEPRVVDCQQHFETENLFRLDDGASESLTVSTQSLVIQNGHEESSFSTPGPLSNSIAFSGPISYSGSMSLRSNSSTRSFAFPILQSEWNGSPVKMIEPDRRHSRKCRPWKLHYLCCKF; from the exons ATGGTCAGGAATTCACTAGGATTAAATAGTCTCATGGCAAGGAAAGGCATGATAGATGGAGGAGAGCAGATAACACGGCATACTGCACCTTCCATTGAATCGGAAGAGAATGACAGAAGAACATACATTTATACTGATGAGAGTGCACTTTTGGACTGTGAAATGCCAGAGCTGGTTGTTTTTCTTCAGGAGAGCAAGTACCAGGCTATCAAGGACTTTTGTACTGATGGGGAAGTGCCTTTGCACGCAAAGTCATTGACAGAAAATTGTGGGTTGGATCATAATATTGTCTCTTGTTTGCTGAACTCCGATGCAGACAGTAGTGAATTACCCAAAGAAAGACAGAGCACACAGTCCTCCATTTCAAACAGTTCAAATTCTTTCATCCAGCATGATTGCAACGATTATGTTGTTGAGCAATGTGGTTCCAGGGActtggagaaaaaaattgaaatagatTTTGATGCAAGAGATAGGGTTTCAATTGAAGGATACACTGGGAGGATTACACCTGAAACACAGTGTCTGGTTGGAGAGGCGGGTAGCAATTGCTATCACTTTGAGTTATCCAATCCCATTGGACATGGATGTGGACAAAAATGTTATCAG GGTTCTAGTGAGGAAGCAGTCTTGGCAAACTCTTTGCTATATCCTGCACCTGAAGAAATCAGCAGCAGGCGCCATGCAATTGAGGCCTCTTTCAGAAGTGAGATCAAGAGTGAAAGCATCCCTCTAGATATTGATTCATCTATAGCCACAATCAGCAGCAGAGAAAAAGAGCCGCGAGTAGTGGACTGTCAACAACATTTTGAAACCGAAAATTTGTTTAGACTTGATGACGGTGCTTCAGAAAGTTTAACAGTTTCAACTCAAAGTCTTGTTATTCAAAATGGTCATGAAGAGTCCAGTTTCTCTACACCTGGCCCTCTTTCAAACTCCATAGCATTCTCAGGACCAATATCATATTCTGGCAGCATGTCTCTCCGGTCAAATAGCAGCACACGGTCCTTCGCTTTTCCCAT ATTACAATCTGAATGGAATGGAAGCCCGGTGAAAATGATAGAACCTGACAGAAGACACTCTAGGAAGTGCCGACCTT